One Pyrococcus furiosus DSM 3638 genomic window, AAATAAGTCGTTTAGCGAAGTCCTCAGAGAACTGTTAAAAGAAAGAAAGGGGAATAAAGAGGTTCTCAAGCGTATTTTTGGTATTTTAAGTGAAGAGGAATATCAGGAAGTTAAGAAGAGGCTTAAAGAGCTTGAGGGAGAGTTCGA contains:
- a CDS encoding antitoxin VapB family protein, with amino-acid sequence MVKTITISDDVYNELLRIKGNKSFSEVLRELLKERKGNKEVLKRIFGILSEEEYQEVKKRLKELEGEFEKWEQSLTQM